One region of Aurantimonas sp. HBX-1 genomic DNA includes:
- a CDS encoding urate hydroxylase PuuD translates to MWTYLFEWLSFGVRWVHVITAIAWVGSSFYFIALDLGLRRSRQLPEGVGGEAWQVHGGGFYHVQKYMVAPPHMPEDLTWFKWESYSTWLSGAALLFLVYYLGAELYLIDPAKADLPVWGATAIGIGGLALGWVVYDGLCKSPLKNNDTALLAALFVYVVAASFLFSLVFSGRGAMLHTGAMIATIMTANVFLTIIPNQTIVVADLKAGRTPEARLGKEAKQRSLHNNYLTLPVIFLMLSNHYPLSFATEWNWAIAGLVLLIGAVIRHFFNTMHATGKQLWWCWVVAGVLFAAVITLSGAPGWRGAEEAEAARSLQGDPAVALMASPLMADVEMIVQSRCSMCHAAEPLWPGIGHAPKDVRLESRDDIVHYAALIERQAVRSIAMPPGNVTGLEPAERETLARWIAAGSGRYVAVAAR, encoded by the coding sequence ATGTGGACATACCTTTTCGAATGGCTGAGCTTCGGCGTGCGCTGGGTGCACGTCATCACCGCCATCGCCTGGGTCGGATCGTCCTTCTATTTCATCGCGCTGGATCTCGGCCTGCGCCGGTCGCGGCAGCTTCCCGAGGGCGTCGGCGGCGAGGCCTGGCAGGTCCATGGCGGCGGCTTCTACCACGTGCAGAAATACATGGTCGCGCCGCCGCACATGCCGGAGGACCTGACCTGGTTCAAATGGGAGAGCTACTCGACGTGGCTCTCCGGCGCGGCGCTGCTGTTCCTCGTCTACTATCTCGGGGCGGAGCTCTACCTCATCGACCCCGCGAAGGCCGACCTGCCGGTCTGGGGCGCCACCGCCATCGGGATCGGCGGCCTGGCGCTCGGCTGGGTCGTCTATGACGGGCTCTGCAAGTCGCCGCTGAAGAACAACGACACGGCGCTGCTGGCGGCGCTCTTCGTCTACGTGGTGGCGGCGAGCTTCCTGTTCTCCCTAGTCTTCTCCGGCCGCGGCGCGATGCTGCATACCGGCGCGATGATCGCGACGATCATGACCGCCAACGTCTTCCTCACCATCATCCCCAACCAGACCATCGTCGTCGCCGACCTGAAGGCCGGCCGCACCCCGGAAGCCCGCCTCGGCAAGGAGGCCAAGCAGCGCTCGCTGCACAACAACTACCTGACGCTGCCGGTCATCTTCCTGATGCTCTCGAACCATTATCCGCTCTCCTTCGCCACCGAGTGGAACTGGGCGATCGCCGGGCTGGTGCTGCTGATCGGGGCGGTGATCCGGCACTTCTTCAACACGATGCACGCGACGGGAAAGCAGCTCTGGTGGTGCTGGGTCGTCGCCGGCGTGCTGTTTGCCGCCGTCATCACGCTCTCGGGCGCGCCGGGCTGGCGCGGCGCAGAGGAGGCCGAGGCGGCGCGCTCGCTGCAGGGCGATCCGGCGGTGGCGCTGATGGCCTCGCCGCTGATGGCGGATGTGGAAATGATCGTTCAGTCGCGCTGCTCGATGTGCCACGCCGCCGAGCCGCTCTGGCCGGGCATCGGCCATGCGCCGAAGGATGTCCGGCTCGAAAGCCGCGACGACATCGTCCACTACGCCGCGCTGATCGAGCGGCAGGCGGTGCGCAGCATCGCGATGCCGCCCGGCAACGTCACCGGGCTCGAACCGGCGGAACGGGAAACGCTGGCGCGCTGGATCGCTGCCGGTTCCGGACGCTACGTCGCGGTGGCGGCGCGATGA
- a CDS encoding BMP family ABC transporter substrate-binding protein has protein sequence MIHTTRRRLMAGAITAMAALSLGLPAVAQEAKDTVKAAFVYVGPVGDFGWTYAHDQGRKYLEEKLGDKVETTYVENVAEGPDAERVIRQLAQDGNDIIFTTSFGFMNPTIKVAKQFPDVKFEHATGYQTGSDNMGLYNSRFYQGRAVLGTIAAMMSKTGKAGYVASFPIPEVVMGINAFTLAARKVDPDFTTQVVWVNSWYDPAKEADATKALLSQGADVITQHTDSPAPLQAAEQAGAVAFGQAWDMTSFAPNAHMTAIVDQWGPYYVNRVQALLDGTWEADNVWLGMAEGEVEMAPFNDKMPEDVKAAAQKIIDDTKAGTYEVFTGPINDQSGAEKVPAGEVIPDEDLLKMDWYVEGVQS, from the coding sequence ATGATCCACACCACCCGCCGCCGCCTGATGGCCGGCGCCATCACCGCGATGGCCGCCCTCTCGCTCGGTCTGCCGGCCGTTGCCCAGGAGGCCAAGGACACGGTCAAGGCGGCCTTCGTCTATGTCGGCCCGGTCGGCGATTTCGGCTGGACCTACGCCCATGACCAGGGGCGCAAGTACCTGGAGGAGAAGCTCGGCGACAAGGTCGAGACCACCTATGTCGAGAACGTCGCCGAGGGGCCGGACGCCGAGCGCGTCATCCGCCAGCTCGCGCAGGACGGCAACGACATCATCTTCACCACCTCGTTCGGCTTCATGAACCCGACGATCAAGGTGGCCAAGCAGTTCCCGGACGTGAAGTTCGAGCACGCCACCGGCTACCAGACCGGCTCGGACAACATGGGCCTCTACAATTCGCGCTTCTACCAGGGCCGCGCCGTGCTCGGCACCATCGCCGCGATGATGTCGAAGACCGGCAAGGCCGGCTATGTCGCCTCCTTCCCGATCCCGGAAGTGGTGATGGGCATCAACGCCTTCACGCTGGCGGCACGCAAGGTGGACCCCGACTTCACCACGCAGGTCGTCTGGGTGAATTCCTGGTACGACCCGGCGAAGGAAGCCGACGCCACCAAGGCGCTGCTCAGCCAGGGCGCCGACGTCATCACCCAGCACACCGACTCGCCTGCGCCGCTGCAGGCCGCCGAGCAGGCCGGCGCCGTGGCCTTCGGCCAGGCCTGGGACATGACCAGCTTCGCGCCCAACGCCCACATGACGGCGATCGTCGACCAGTGGGGCCCGTATTACGTCAACCGGGTTCAGGCTCTGCTCGACGGCACCTGGGAGGCGGACAATGTCTGGCTCGGCATGGCCGAGGGCGAGGTCGAGATGGCGCCGTTCAACGACAAGATGCCCGAGGACGTGAAGGCCGCCGCGCAGAAGATCATCGACGACACCAAGGCCGGCACCTACGAGGTGTTCACCGGCCCGATCAACGACCAGTCGGGCGCGGAGAAGGTGCCGGCCGGCGAGGTGATCCCGGACGAGGATCTGCTGAAGATGGACTGGTACGTGGAAGGCGTGCAGAGCTGA
- a CDS encoding ABC transporter permease, whose protein sequence is MSTALLVAILMTVAAAATPLLIAALGELVAEKSGVLNLGVEGMMLIGAVTAFAVAVTTGIPALGAVAAMAAGALAAAIFAVLTLGLMANQVATGLALTIFGTGVSALIGAPFVGITTTTLGPIFPASLADDPVWRVVFGHSPLVYIGLILTFAVWWFLKHSRAGLILRAVGESDEAAHSIGYPVLTVRTLAVLFGGAMAGLGGSYYSLVLTPMWAERLTAGRGWIAIALVVFASWRPGRLLIGAYLFGLVITLELQAKAAGFNFFAPEFLSALPYLATVLVLALISAGRRSARTVAPACLGRPFRASA, encoded by the coding sequence ATGAGCACGGCGCTTCTCGTTGCCATCCTGATGACCGTGGCGGCCGCCGCCACCCCGCTGCTGATCGCCGCGCTCGGCGAACTCGTCGCGGAAAAGTCCGGCGTCCTCAATCTCGGCGTCGAGGGGATGATGCTGATCGGTGCGGTCACCGCCTTCGCCGTCGCCGTCACCACCGGCATTCCGGCACTGGGCGCCGTCGCCGCGATGGCCGCCGGCGCGCTCGCCGCCGCGATCTTCGCGGTGCTGACGCTCGGCCTGATGGCCAACCAGGTGGCGACGGGCCTGGCGCTGACGATCTTCGGCACCGGCGTCTCGGCGCTGATCGGGGCGCCCTTCGTCGGCATCACCACGACGACGCTCGGGCCGATCTTTCCCGCCTCGCTCGCCGACGACCCGGTCTGGCGGGTGGTCTTCGGCCATTCGCCACTGGTTTATATCGGGCTGATCTTGACCTTCGCGGTCTGGTGGTTCCTCAAGCACAGCCGCGCCGGCCTGATCCTGCGGGCCGTCGGCGAGAGCGACGAGGCGGCCCATTCCATCGGCTATCCGGTGCTGACGGTGCGCACGCTGGCGGTGCTGTTCGGCGGCGCCATGGCGGGGCTCGGCGGGTCGTACTACTCGCTGGTGCTGACGCCGATGTGGGCCGAGCGGCTGACCGCCGGACGCGGCTGGATCGCCATCGCACTGGTGGTCTTCGCCTCTTGGCGGCCGGGGCGGCTGCTGATCGGTGCCTATCTGTTCGGCCTCGTCATCACGCTCGAGCTTCAGGCGAAGGCCGCCGGCTTCAACTTCTTCGCGCCGGAATTCCTGTCGGCGCTGCCCTACCTCGCCACCGTCCTCGTCCTTGCCCTGATCTCCGCCGGCCGGCGGAGCGCCAGAACCGTCGCGCCGGCCTGTCTCGGCCGGCCGTTCCGGGCGAGCGCCTGA
- a CDS encoding ABC transporter permease, whose translation MALALEPRREPSRAMMVAAPVIAVLATLLAGAIVFTLLGHDGPQAVYQIFVVPLFNPYRWQDLFVKAAPLAIIAIGLSIGFRANIWNIGGEGQYILGGLAGTGVALMTLDLDGVWILPVMVAAGVVGGMIWAGIPALLKTRFNVSEILSSLMLNYVAIQLLYYLMRGPWKDPMGFNFPQTAMFSAAQTLPTIVPGTLIHLGVPVAAALGLTAWFLLARSVTGFQIRVMGLAPSAARYGGFSQASTVWLAMLVGGGMAGLAGILEAAGPFGQMVPQFPTGYGYTAIIVAFLGRLHPLGILVAALVLALTYVGGESAQTVIGLPSAATGVFQAMMLFFLLAADILVRYRLVARRETVHAPAVGAARAGAAAERGRAETGAETA comes from the coding sequence ATGGCGCTGGCGCTCGAGCCGCGACGCGAGCCCAGTCGCGCCATGATGGTCGCCGCGCCGGTGATCGCGGTGCTGGCGACGCTGCTGGCCGGCGCAATCGTGTTCACGCTGCTCGGCCATGACGGGCCTCAGGCGGTCTACCAGATCTTCGTCGTGCCGCTGTTCAACCCCTATCGCTGGCAGGACCTGTTCGTGAAGGCGGCGCCGCTGGCGATCATCGCCATCGGCCTGTCCATCGGCTTCCGCGCCAACATCTGGAACATCGGCGGCGAGGGCCAGTACATTCTCGGCGGCCTCGCCGGCACCGGCGTCGCGCTGATGACGCTGGATCTCGACGGCGTCTGGATCCTGCCGGTGATGGTCGCCGCCGGCGTTGTCGGCGGCATGATCTGGGCCGGCATCCCGGCGCTCCTGAAGACGCGGTTCAACGTCAGCGAGATCCTGTCGAGCCTGATGCTCAACTACGTGGCGATCCAGCTGCTGTACTACCTGATGCGCGGACCATGGAAGGACCCGATGGGGTTCAACTTCCCGCAGACGGCGATGTTCTCGGCGGCGCAGACGCTGCCGACCATCGTTCCGGGAACGCTGATCCATCTCGGCGTGCCGGTCGCCGCGGCACTGGGACTGACCGCGTGGTTCCTGCTGGCCCGCTCGGTCACCGGCTTCCAGATCCGCGTCATGGGCCTGGCGCCCAGCGCCGCGCGCTATGGCGGCTTCAGCCAGGCCTCGACGGTGTGGCTGGCGATGCTGGTCGGCGGCGGCATGGCCGGGCTCGCCGGCATCCTCGAAGCCGCCGGCCCATTCGGCCAGATGGTGCCGCAGTTCCCGACCGGCTACGGCTACACGGCGATCATCGTGGCGTTTCTCGGCCGGCTGCATCCGCTCGGCATCCTCGTCGCGGCGCTCGTCCTGGCGCTGACCTATGTCGGCGGCGAGAGCGCGCAGACGGTGATCGGCCTGCCGTCGGCGGCCACCGGCGTCTTCCAGGCGATGATGCTGTTCTTCCTGCTCGCGGCCGACATCCTGGTGCGCTACCGGCTGGTGGCGCGTCGCGAGACGGTGCATGCACCGGCCGTCGGGGCCGCGCGGGCCGGCGCCGCTGCCGAGCGCGGCAGGGCGGAGACGGGGGCGGAAACCGCATGA